From the genome of Marinitoga sp. 38H-ov:
ATATTACTTTTTGGTTGTAATATCGGTAGAGATATTCACTTAATTTTTTTATACTATTTTCATATTTTAGATTATCTGCTATTCCTTTAGCTAATTCTATATAATCTTCTTTTTCAAATTCTTCTAACTTTCCCATAATGTTTTTATGTGTTCTATATATATCCGTTATAGTATATTTTATTGCCTTTATCATGTCTTCATAATTATTTTGTTTTAAATCTTTAAAAGTCAAATATATTACAGGATATTTATTTAAATATTTTTCTATTATTTCTTTTTCTTCCCATATCTTTAATCCTTTAAATAAATGTTTATTATCCTGGTCATTTCTAAAAAAATATTTCATCATGCTCATATTTAATGTTTTTCCAAACCTTCTTGGCCTGGTTATTAATATTACTCTTCCACCAGATAAAATTTCTTTTATTAATAAACTCTTATCTATATAATACATATTATCTTCTATTATACTTTTAAAATCACTTTCTCCTACTGGTAATTTTTTCATCAGTTCCACCTCCAAATCTATCAATTTAGTTCAAAACACTATAACATGTCCAAATCAATTAAATTATTTATATTTTTTCTATAATATAATCATCAATATTACTTTTTTCTGAGCTTATATTTATTCCTATAATATAAACTTCATAATTTTTATATTTTTCATAATATTTCTTTTCTTTTATTTGATTTAGCGCTTCTTTAGCGCTTTTATCTAATTTTATTTCAAATAAATATATTTTATCATTATGTTCTAATACTAAATCTATTCTTCCAAGATTTGTTAATTCTTCTGCTGTTACATTTAATCCTGCTGATGCTAATATTGTATATATTAATGAATGATAATAACTTTCTCTATTTTGATGTAAATTATACGGTATTGCACTTATTATCCT
Proteins encoded in this window:
- a CDS encoding AAA family ATPase produces the protein MKKLPVGESDFKSIIEDNMYYIDKSLLIKEILSGGRVILITRPRRFGKTLNMSMMKYFFRNDQDNKHLFKGLKIWEEKEIIEKYLNKYPVIYLTFKDLKQNNYEDMIKAIKYTITDIYRTHKNIMGKLEEFEKEDYIELAKGIADNLKYENSIKKLSEYLYRYYNQKVI